A genomic region of Vitis vinifera cultivar Pinot Noir 40024 chromosome 7, ASM3070453v1 contains the following coding sequences:
- the LOC100266643 gene encoding bidirectional sugar transporter SWEET14, with translation MAMLTVPHMAFAFGILGNIVSFLVYLSPLPTFYRIYKRKSTEGFQSIPYSVALFSAMLLLYYAFLKTDNQIMLITINSVGTCIEATYLLVYMIYAPRTAKIYTAKLLLLFNTGVYGAIVLSTFFLSKGHRRAKIVGWVCAAFSLCVFAAPLSIMRLVIRTKSVEYMPFPLSFFLTICAVMWFFYGLLIRDFYIAFPNILGFAFGIAQMILYTIYKNAKKGVLAEFKLQELPNGLVFPTLKKAENTDTNPNDQPEDTAMTEGGARDKAVEPSGELKV, from the exons ATGGCAATGTTAACTGTTCCTCACATGGCCTTTGCCTTTGGCATTCTAG GCAACATCGTCTCCTTCTTGGTGTATCTGTCCCCACT GCCAACTTTTTACAGGATCTACAAGCGGAAATCTACTGAAGGGTTTCAGTCCATACCTTACTCAGTTGCACTATTTAGTGCTATGCTGTTGCTGTACTATGCTTTCCTTAAGACTGACAATCAAATAATGCTCATCACCATCAACTCTGTGGGGACGTGCATAGAAGCTACATACCTCCTTGTGTATATGATATACGCACCAAGGACAGCCAAG ATCTATACAGCAAAACTGCTTCTCCTGTTCAACACCGGGGTCTATGGGGCGATAGTACTTTCCACCTTCTTCTTGTCAAAGGGGCACCGGAGAGCTAAGATAGTCGGTTGGGTCTGCGCCGCCTTCTCTCTCTGCGTTTTTGCAGCTCCTCTTAGTATCATG AGGCTGGTCATAAGAACCAAGAGCGTGGAGTACATGCCTTTCCCACTTTCATTTTTCCTCACAATTTGTGCTGTTATGTGGTTCTTCTATGGCCTTCTGATAAGAGATTTCTACATAGCA TTTCCAAACATCCTAGGGTTTGCCTTCGGAATCGCCCAGATGATACTGTATACCATCTACAAGAATGCCAAGAAAGGCGTGCTCGCAGAATTTAAGCTGCAAGAACTACCAAACGGCCTCGTTTTTCCCACACTGAAGAAAGCGGAGAATACTGATACAAACCCAAATGATCAGCCAGAAGACACTGCTATGACTGAAGGTGGCGCTAGGGACAAGGCGGTTGAGCCAAGTGGTGAACTGAAGGTGTGA